In the Tachyglossus aculeatus isolate mTacAcu1 chromosome 6, mTacAcu1.pri, whole genome shotgun sequence genome, ccacaacaccatgctgcttccatgaatTGCCAAGCTTAAGAAAAGAGATATTGGGAGCACCAGCTCCcaggtaaataataaataaataatgatggcatttattaagcacttactatgtgccaagcactgttctaagcactggggggatacaaggtgatcaggttgtcccacatggagctcacagtcttaatccccgttttacagatgagggaactaaggcacagagaagttaagtgactcgcccaaagtcacacagctaagtggcgaaaccgggattagaacacatgacctctgattcccaagcccgtgctccttcctctgagccacgctgctattcaaGAAACACCAGCCACAGGCGCATATGAATGCAGGGAAGACACCCTCTGAAAACTCCACATTCAGAAAATTCACCCATGGATTGCAGAGCCCTGTGGAGGAAGCTTAATATGAAGTAATATGAGAGGAAAGCCTTGCTCTAGAATACATTGGATGCAGACCCGGGTGGGAGCCGAGAGTGTGGGAAAGATGTTTGCGGTTTGAATGATAACGTTACTTCCTTGTAGCAGAGCCTGGAAATGGGAAGGATATCATCCTGCCCTCAGTCAGGGCACCATCTTCCTCGGCTTCAGAAAACACAGCCTACATCAAACTTACGGGATTGGAGTCAGACAGGAAGTCTGCCTCCTTGGCTCCTGGGTGGACCCATGGGAAAACATCCGGACAAGACGACACAGCCCCATGCCCCAAAGCAACATCCAAGTGCCAAGGAGCATTTCCCCAAGTTTCAGCTGGGCAAGGTATTTCCTGGAGGGGTCCAGAGATCAGGCTGGAACATAGGGTAGAAAGCATCagacctacatcatcatcatcatcatcaatcgtatttattgagcgcttactgtgtgcagagcactgtactaagctcttgggaagtacaagttggaaacatatagagacagtccctacccaatagtgggctcacagtctaaaagggggagacagacaacaaaaccaaacatactaacaaaataaaataaatagaatagatatgtacaagtaaaacaaacaaataaataaataaatagagaaataaatctgtacaaacatatatacatatatacaggtgttgtggggaagggaaggaggtaaaatgggagggatggagagggggacgagggggagaggaaggaaggggctcagtctgggaaggcctcctggaggaggtgagctctcagtagggcctagaagggaggaagagactcagTGCCTAGCTTGTAGGACCTGAAAGGATGGTATTTCTGGACCAGCTGTTTCACAGCAGGTTAGGGATGGGAAATCCAGGTGGGGGCTCAGAATTAAAGCCTTactggaagctcacctcctccaagaggccttcccagactgagccccccctttttcctctcctcctcctctccccatcaccccctccctccctctgccctccccccttcccctccccacaacacttgcatttatttgtacatatttattactctactgtatttattttatcaatgatgtgtatatagctatatttctatttattctgatggtattgacacctgtctacttgttttgttttgttgtccgtctccctcttctagactttgagcccgctgttgggtagggaccgtctctatatgttgccgatttgtacttcccaagtgcttagtacagtgctctgcacacagtaagtgctcagtacatacaattgaatgaatgaatgaatgaatgaatgaatgaattggaaagaCCTCTTTGCTCATTTGAGGACAAGTCTGGATTCATGGTGGGGGGAACCCTGGGATCCTCAGGCAGAGCAAGGACATTTTGGGTGGGTCTTCAGTCAGCTGGCTTGGGGTGATGCAGGGGTATGGGGCCAGAGGGAGCGGtgagagctccctccctccctcccctgtccctgtaaaggaccccccccaccccaccttatgCTCTACCGTTACTCCCTCATCCATCCTTGCCCCACCCCCAAGGGTTTTCCCGGCCACTGTATCAGCCGAGAGGTCCGGGCATAGATTGAACCGAGAAAAAAGGAAATAAGAGTCACCAGCAGAACAGGGACAAGGGTGAGTTCGGGGTGCCGAGAAgaggtattatactctcccaagcgcttagtacagtgttccccatggtaagcactcaataaatactgacgatgatgatgatatagaagcagggtggcttagtgattagagcaagggcctgggttctaattccagctccaccactatctgtctgatatgtggccttgggcaagtcactgaacttctccgtgtctcagttacctcatcagtaaaacaaggctaagactgtgagccccatgtgggacaaggactgtgtccgacctaattaacttgtcacttaagaagtgcttaacacatgctattattattatcattattattattgtaaaaacgATAAAAGCATCCAACAAGGGGCACAGTGAAGAGGGGCTGACCCGACCACCTctggctgctaacctcctcaccgtgcctcgttctcacctgtgctgccgtcaacccccggcccatgtcatccccctggcctggaatgtcctccctccacacttctgccaagctagctctcttcctcccttcaaagccctactgagagctcacctcctccaggaggccttcccacactgagcaccctccttcctcttcccctcctccccgtccccatcccctccgccttacctccttcccctccccacagcacctgtatatatgtgtatatgtttgtatgtatttattactctatttatttattttatttgtacatatttattctatttattttatttggttaatatgttttgttttgttctctgtctcccccttctagactgtgagcccactgttgggtagggaccgtctctatatgttgccaacttgtacttcccaagctcttagtacagtgctctgcacacagtaagcgctcaataaatatgattgattgattgattgacaggaaatgtgtttgatgttatattgtattctcctaagcccttagtacagtgtttgtgcatagtaagtgctcaataaatacgattaataattataattataataatgcaaTGGGGTCCTCAGGCAGAGTGAGCCTCGGCCTAGTCGATTTCCAGAACAATCTCCGGAGCCGAGTTTCCTGGCCTTTCCTCCATTCCGTTGCACTGACTCGCTCTTGTTCTAGGTGTTGTATTTCCTTCATCTCTTTGAGACAAATGTCAACTCCTACTGgtagagggcagggaggaaggggaagactcAGCCTCAAAACTTAGCGCAGAGCCAGGAAGGGGTGAAATGTTGTGAAGCTGAGGCCAATTCTCCATGGGAAACTCTGGGtgcacctccttcctccccagaggAGTGCCTCTAAGATGATGTGAGAAAATGGGGGTCAAGTGTCCTTGGGGAGGGAGCGGAGGGTGGCTCTGAGGTtcagagcaggggagggggtgtTACCACACTGCAGACTATCAAATGTGAATCCTGGGGTTAATCCAAGGGCCTTACTGGAAAATAACTAAAGCTGGGGGTTAGGCCTCTCaaccaacctctctgtgcctcagttccctcagcgtctttccccaagtcacaatgcagaactgggactagaatctgagTCTTCTGATTctccctctttccactctgcctccctggaatAAAACCTGACCCCTTGGCTGGATACCTTCAGGTTGGCCCCTTGTCACCCCCATCCACATTCCAAACTGCAAAGAACCACTGGATGAGTCACAGAAGACTGGCCCTAGGCTTGTAGTTGTGATGAAATGTAGGCCTGGGAGAAGTTTCCTACTGTGATAGATTTTTCCCCCCTAAATCAGGTACAAGAGGGTCAGCAGAaatgcttcctgtctcttctgtGCATCTATCTCTCCACAGCTCAACTCCCTGCAGGAACAGTTGGAGAGCTTCATGCAGCAGTGAAGGGGTGGAAGTGGATCTGGCCCAGGCCAAGATGACTTCAGCGTTTTTCTCCCAGTTGGTGCAGTGGGTGTCCCTTGGACTAAAGCTGAGAGGAAATGTGGCTGGGTTTACACTTGGTTGTCTCCTCTTCCCAGCTTCCCCACAGAACTACTCCAGATCCTGATTTAAAGGGGGAAAAGCCCTAATTCTTTGGACTTGGTAAACCTGAGAGAGCTCACCCGAGAGCTTATCTCTGAAATAAAATGTCACTGTTCTTCTTGCTAGTCAGGTCTCTTGTATTTAGATCTATGGGTAACCATCCAGCCTTTGTGAGTTTCCCTTCTTTGGGGTCAGCTTCTCTAATTCCCCTAGTCAGGGGAATTATAAGTTCTGCTCTTCTGTCCTAGGAGGCCCCCCACATGGGGAGAATTGCCCATCTTCCTATTTTCAAGAGAGCTAGGCCACTGAGCTTCCAACTTGGGAAGCCCTAGTCTGCTGGGGACTAGGTATGGaggagaattttgaggaaaaacaaagaggcagagggagggggctggtggGCTCCAGTGACAGGAGGTCGCCCTCAGTTACCTTCTTCCTTTCTGTCCAGTTGCAGGGCACTCTCTCCAACTCATTAGGGGTCTCTGCTTCTGCTAGGCCTCACGTTTCTGCCGCTCCATGCTGAGTGACATactcagacacacagacacaatacctgcccccggccccccagcctcATTGCAACCCCTCCCTACACCGGGAAGAATAACAGaagtgatatttaagcactcactgtgggctgagcactgtgtgctaagtgcttgggagcatatgatgcaacagagttggcagcacgTTCCCTacttacaacaagcttacattccagaatgggagagagaaattaatataCCTATGCAATTTATAAtacatcatttaaagatatgtacattgtaataattgtatttgttaggtgtttatgggccaagtagtgtactaagcactggggtaatcaagataatcaagtcagacacagtctctgtctcacactgggctcacagcctaagtaggacagagaataggtttggaatccccattttacagataaggaaactgaggcacagataaattcagggacttgcccagggtcccacagcaactGGGGGGAGCCAGACTTAGAATTTCCTTGTAGATCAGTTCTAGTTCATTTCTCTCCTGCAATGAATTATACCTGTTTCTCAAGTCAGCATGAGCTCAGAATTATATGTCCTAGAAGTCACACCGACAGCCTTACTTGCGTGGTTTTCCCAGCCGCCTTTCTCAAGGCTCCTATCATGTCCTTGTTTCTCAATGTATAAATGAGAGGGTtcatcatggggctcactattCCATAAAATATAAAGAAGATTTTGTCCTGGTCTTTGCTGTCTTTGTCCTGAGGTTTGAGATAAATGGAGATGAGGGTCCCATAGTAGATGGTCACCACGGTCAGGTGCgatccacaggtggagaaagctttcctCCGCCCAGCTGTAGAGGGGATTTTCAAGATGGCCGCCACGATCCGGATATAAGAGAAGAGGATGAACAGAAAGGGGAGGGGCAAGATGAAGATTGAGTTTATCAACATCAGGATCTCACCGACAGTGGTGACTGAGCAGACCAGCTTTAAGACAGCTTCTAACTCACATACAAAATGGTTCACTACATTGTGCCCTGCACAAAACCGAGCCGGTATGGTGACCATAGGAATTAGGGCCAGCAGGAAGTTACTTATCCACATGGTAGTGGCAATCTGGAAACAAGTCCTCATTGTCATGATCAGTGTATAACGCAACGGGTTTGATATGGCGACAAATCGGTCATAAGCCATGATGGCCAGTAGGCAGCATTCTATCATGCCCAAGAAGAGGGAGATGGTCATTTGGGCATAGCAGTCATTGTAGGGGATAGTGGGGCAGTCTCTCAGGCAGTTGACAAGGGCCAGAGGCACATTGGTGGTGGTGGAACACAGGTCAACAAAGGACAGATtgcagaggaagaaatacattggGGTATGAAGtcgaggctctttccacactacCATGATGATGAGGATATTTCCCACAACAGTTCCCAGATAGAGATGGAGGAAGATACAGAAGAAAATGATTTGACTTTTGGGTTGATGGGAAAATCCAACCAGGATGAATTCTGTGACCTCAGTGTAGTTGTCCCCTGTCAGTTTATTCATTTTCTCCTACCTGTGGAACCAAGACAAAGGAAAGAGAGCTTGAATTTTAGAAAGTCCAAGCCCAGTGAGTTCTGACTGTAAGGGGGCTGGATGGGAATTACTTGGAGTGGTCCCCAGGATTCCTGGTCATTAGCCATCATCTGGCAAGGAGCAGATGGTAAAATTTCCAGGAGGCACTCACCACAAAATCGTGTATTCCCCAGAACTGGGATCTGTGGATAACCTGGCCTCTAGTCTGCGGTCATCAGGTCACTGAGGGCAGTTCAAATTAGGGTGGAATTAAGGTTTTCTTGATCAGGAAAGGTAAGTGAGGTCTCTGCATTTTTGTAGTGGGTGGAACTGAAGTTCTCACTACTGTTTCctcctgtttttattttctttcttccaaaTGAGGAAATCACCTACTAGGAAAGTGATACCTCTGGGTAGCCTTCAGGATTCCAAGTTCTGAAGGAAATTGGTGCCAAAGAGGTTAGCTTAATTTAGCCTTTCACTTTTCAGAGATAATCAAAATTAGCTGAATCTAACCAGTGATGGGGAAATAGCTGAAACAATTTGCTTGAAGAGCAAACATCCTAGAAACCTTCTCAGCCTTCTAAGTTAGACTCAAACAGATTTTCCATCTTGGAGACCATTTCTGGAGGATGAATTTTCCTAAACCCAGTGTTTTTAACTCTTTCGAAAATTGATGGTTACATCTGCTGATGGAAAGATGCCCCCACTGCAGAAACTAAAATGACAaatacagagggagagaaggtttTTCTAATCACCAATCTCATACCCTCCTAGACTAAAAATGAATTCTACGTTGGGttgtttttgggggtgggggtagggaagGACTCTACTCTGCCTCTGCACTGATAAAGTAAAATATGTTCTCATTCGATGAAATCTAAGCTGCTCAATGGGTTATTGGCTGAACTCCTTTGGAcctcattctaatcccagcttctccacttgagcaaatcactaaacttttctgtgcttcagttccctcattctcaaaaaggggattcaatatccattctccctcccacttagactgtgagcccatgtgggagtgttgagtacagtgcttggcacatagtaagcacttaagaaatgccacagttaatattattaatagtttTCTTGGGTATTTGATGTTCTTTCACTCCTTAGAAGCCCAGAGATACAGGATGAATGTAATAATTTCACTAACtcttttgggggctggggggaggggacgtGAAGAGAAGGCTGTTTTCTAAGCTCAGCCAACATAGTTGTCTCTCAAAATAACATCCCATTTATATTAAGTGATATTTAGCCAGAAAATACATTTAAATGTTATACAAAAATGTACCTGAAGTTAGAGTATGTCAAAAGTTTGAAAGATAGCTGTGCCTATTTGGGAAGCCACAGATTTGGTCTGACTTCAGAAGCTGGAGCTCTCAGCCACCAAGGAACTACCGACTTTCCAGTGAGTCAGCCAAATGGAATTCCAGGGGTGACTgtaggaaatacaagataatgcagATATTTTTATTCCCGATGGTTACCATCTAGAATTAAAATGTAAAGTCCTCCATTAGTTTAAGAGGTAGGAAGGAAATGAATTAgatcctttttaaaaataatcaaaaAGCTGGAATGGGCCTTCAGGTTGTGAAGGAGACCAAACACTCACTGAATTCTATAGCTTCCAAGGTAACTGCTGCTGAAAATGTAGTCCTTTCAAAGTAACAATAAAATCCACAGATAGCCTTTGGTCAGAGATTGGTCACCAAAGCATCTAGCCCAGCCTGGTTTAAGGGTGGTAAAATTGGTTGGTTTTTCTTTGGTTCCTCACAAACCCAGCGGGAGAAAAGGCATCTTTGCATGTCCATTGATGAATTTGCTTGCCTGTATTAAATCCCTGAAGTAACCCTAAGAAACAAATTGAATTACTTAGAATGTCATTTTCTTATTTTATAAGCTGACTCCATATTTGTAGGGCActtagaaggaatcaatcaatcagtgatatttattgagcccttactatgtgcagagtattgtactaagtacgtgagagagtacaacagagttagcagacacatttcctgctcacaatgagtttatagtctagtatgTAATAACATCAAATCCCAATTTGATAGAAATTCAAGCAGTACATTCAACATTGTATCATGGTCATTTTTTTAAGGGAGGGTGGCTAATATAAATGTATCTCTTACCTTGACTTCAAAATTTTGAATGATATGAGGCCAGATCTGCTCTCTAAGGCTGGCTGATGCATTACACTCTCCAAGGCAAACAACAAAGAAGATTTAATATAATATAGCTTAGATCAACTGGCAAGAGGGATACGATACTGGTTCTTGCACTCACCTTGAGAGAAAAACCTGCATATCACTGAAATCCAAATCCACTACCTAGAACAGGAAGACATTAAATATCTCAAGACCCCAGAGCTCATGATTTCAGGCTACAGGAGACTCCAGGGATCATATCCCCAATAGGCAGTGTAATTCCACCAATGGGAAGTGGATTGAAGGGACCAGCAATGTGTTGACGTGCCCTCTGAGAAAATGATACTTTTTTTCAGTTGTAGATCATTAAAGCCAAGGAGAGTCTTTTTTTTCTCTTGTAATGAGTCTCTGATACATGCAAGTGAAACTTTTTACAGAGACTCGGTTACTAGATGCAAGTGAGGGTGGACAATTACGTGAGCTATAGTTAGAAAATAACTTTTCGATAATGGTCTGAGCCTATGGAGACCATTTTTCATTTGGAGTATGGGGCTGGAAAGGGATCAGGGATTTTGTGGGAGATGAGGATTGGGAGAGGAAAGTCTCTAAATACCTAAAAAGCCAGAAGGCCACCATTTTCCACACTACTATGAAGACAGGAATTGATCACGAAATAAAGTCTGGCAGAGTCTCACAGTTCCTCAAGCCCCGGCATTCAATTCCCTTCACAATTCCCAAGTATTTTTGAAAACTTGGAGAGGGAAATCAGAAATGAGCTTTGAGATTAATGAAGATTTTAAAGTTTGACAAAACCCTTTATATTTCCTGTTGCTGGGCTACCCAGAGAGGTTGAACTTGAGTAATTGTCCAGTGAACTTGATCAGAGTGGATAACCAAGCTGGAGAACTACAAGTCTTAATTTACCTTTGTTCTGTGTAGACAGAGACAGACTGTAGCTGGGCAGAAGATTCCCGGGTTAGTGGTGGGAACAGTAGGACATTTGGAAAGAGAAAGTGGCCCTGCCCCTGTTCTGGGAGGGACTGCTGCTGCTGGggacatcattcttattattattattatcgtcatcttcatcatatttgttaagtgcttacattgtgtcaagcattgttcttagtgctggggtagatacaggttaatctgattggacacagtccctgtcccacttggggctcacagtctaactaagagggagaacaggcattgaattcccatttcacagatgaggaaactgaggcacagagaagttaagtgacctgcccaaaatcacacaggaagcaggagctggagctgggattagaacccaggtcctctgactcccaagcccgggctctttccactgacccgtgctgattgagaatgtgagcccattgtgggacagggactgtgaccaacctgattaatctgtatctactccagagcttagcaaagtgcctggcacatggtaaaagtgcttgacaaaaaccaaaaaaaaaaaaaaaaaggagcaaaaaGTAGAGTATTTCCCTGGCAGAAGACATGACTCTTCCTAAAGGTACCTGTGAAGAAGGGTAATTTATGAGTGCTAACCTATTCCCAGTCATATTAGCAAAGTGATTATCACCTGAGTAAGGGCTTTCTTTTGTTGTGATTTAATGTTATCTGATATGCTAAAAGACAGGGGTGTGAGAAACTCTGAGAAACAGTAATAGTGAGCAGAGTTGTGTATGGCTTGACTCCACAGTTTTCAGTTTTAATGTGATAGGAATACTTTGGGTTTGTTTTCCAGCATGGAATATTTATATGCTCCATAAAAATATATATCAAAATGGTAAAATTAATCGCTGTAatgaaaatgaatttttaaaaggtTAATAACTAAGTGAAAAATATAAGCTCATGTCATTAATTTCTCAGGGGTTCTAGAAAAAGTCAGCCTTCAATAATCTTATAGATGGCTTATTATCCATAACTCTTTAAATGAAAGATTAATTTTCCCATGGTAAAATAAAAATATACTAAAATATCAAAAGGACTCGGCATGCATTCTTACGATATAAGCACACGTGAAATCCAGCATTTAGTGTGAACAGCACAGGGCAGTTAACTTTAGccatatctccccttctagactggaagcttcttgagggcaggaatcatgtttcccaactctgttgtatacaataaatacttttaatgaATTGATATAGGATTCTGGCAAGGAatttttcatttgaaagggagactgcaagctcgttatggacaaggaacatgtgtgctaattcagttgcattgctctctcccaagtgctttctaagatgctctgctgacagtaagtgctcaataaatacgattgattaaataagattgatttcctTTGAAATTCTAGTAGCTCCTGTCGGCTTCCTGGCTGAAGTTCAATAAAGCATTTCTTGTTTGTGCTGCATACCTGCTCATAAAAATCATTAGAGTCACCTGAAAAAAATCCATAACATGAAATAGTAAATAGAACATGTGCAAGCAATAAAGAAacacataaaaataaaaagggtcTCTGATCGAGGATTGTAGGTAATGTAATGTCTGCTGGTCTGGGGGCCGggacagagttgaggcagagtCATAAAGGAAAGGAAATCTGTTTTTCTCCCCGGGCTACATCACATCCCCCACAACTTCCCTTTGATTCCTGACTGCacctcatcttctcccagaaCAGGTAGTAACGAATACAAGCTACTTTTTATTCGGCTTCTTCGGCACCTGAGGCCTTTGGTTAGTGAATGATGAGGGCCTGactattctccccatccccttctctttttcACCCCTTTGCCTTCCATACCCCTTTTCCTGAAGGTAGGCTGAGATGAAGGGCAGCCAAGGGCTACCAACCGAcaccccactttcctcctcctggaaCCCAGCTCTATCCCTGGGGAAGGGTgacctcctaaataataataatgacagtgctagaatttgttaaacgcttactctgtgccaagtactgtgctaaaccccGAGGTAGATATAGACTAACCAGATAGTACTCTGATCAGACTTGAGAAGGAATgtagcctggtggataaagcacagacctgggaatcaggaggatctgggttccaatccccactctgccacttgtctgctgtgtgaccttgggcaagtcactttccttctctgggcttcagttacctcatttataaaatggggattaatactgtaagccccacgtgggatatggaccttTTCCAGGCTGActagcttttgtctaccccagcgttttgaacggtgcctagcacatagtaagtgcttaacaaataccaaccctctcttctcccctcacccccagaaaaaaaaaaaaaacaaccctaagAAGACCTGactcaatccatatcccacacagggctcatagactaagctatattgaatcatcattttacagatgaggaaactgaggcccggagaagtgaaatgacttgtccaaggtcaccgcaaacaagtgacagatttgggattagaacccaggtcccctgattctcaaccctgtgctctttcatcatcatcaatcgtatttattgagcgtttactatgtgcagagcactgtactaagcgcttgggaagtacaaattggcaacatatagagacagtccctacccaacagtgggctcacagtctaaaagggggagacagaacaaaaccaaacatactaacaaaataaaataaatagaatagatatgtacaagtaaaataaataaataaatagagtaataaatatgtacaaacatatatacatatatacaggtgctgtggggaagggaaggaggtaagatggggggatggagagggggacgagggggagaggaaggaaggggctcagtctgggaaggcctcctggaggaggtgagctctcagcagggccttgaagggaggaagagagctagcttggcggatgggcagagggagggcattccaggcccgggggatgacgtgggccgggtgtcgatggcaggacaggcgagagcgaggtacggtgaggagattagcggcggaggagcggagggtgtgggctgggctgtagaaggagagaagggaggtgaggtaggagggggtgaggggatggacagccttgaagcccagggtgaggagtttctgcctgatgcgcagattgatgctctttccattagaccatgctgttgcTTTGAGTGGACATTTTGTGGGGGATCTTCAGTCAGCTGGTTTGGGGTGAGGCAGGGGTGCGGAGGGAGCGGTgagagctccctcctcccccatcgaTGTAAAGGACCCCGCTCCCTAGtccacccctgccccatcccccaggCTTTTCCCAGCCACTGTATCAGGCGAGAGGTCCGGGGCATAGACTGGACCAAGAAAAAAGGGGATAAGAGTCACCAGCAGAACGGGGCCAGGGGCAAGTTCAGGGTACCAAGaggaattgtattctcccaagcgcttagtacagtgttccgcattgcaagcgctccataaatattgatgatgatgatgatattcattcattcattcaatcgcatttattgagcgcttattgcgtgcagagctctgtactaagctcttgggaagcacaagttggcagcatggagagatgatccctacccaacaacgggctctcagtctagaagggggagacacacaacaaaacaaaacatgtacagtgctatgcacacagtaagcgttcaataaatacgattgaatgaatgaatgtagacaggcgtcaaaaccatcagagtaaatagaattttagctatatgcacatcattaacaaaatatgtacaagtaaaataaatacagtaataaatctgtacaaatatatacaagtgaggtagggaggggaaggaggtagggcagaggttgtggtggggctgggaaatggtctagtggatagaacaggggcttgggagtaagaagggcctgggtcctaattccaactccaccactatgTTTccactaagtgaccttgggcaagtcactgaacttctctgtgtctgagttacctcatatttaaaatgaggctaagactgtgagccccatgtgggacaaggactatgtccgacctgattaacttgtcacataagaaatgattaacaaatactatt is a window encoding:
- the LOC119929570 gene encoding olfactory receptor 13H1-like, coding for MNKLTGDNYTEVTEFILVGFSHQPKSQIIFFCIFLHLYLGTVVGNILIIMVVWKEPRLHTPMYFFLCNLSFVDLCSTTTNVPLALVNCLRDCPTIPYNDCYAQMTISLFLGMIECCLLAIMAYDRFVAISNPLRYTLIMTMRTCFQIATTMWISNFLLALIPMVTIPARFCAGHNVVNHFVCELEAVLKLVCSVTTVGEILMLINSIFILPLPFLFILFSYIRIVAAILKIPSTAGRRKAFSTCGSHLTVVTIYYGTLISIYLKPQDKDSKDQDKIFFIFYGIVSPMMNPLIYTLRNKDMIGALRKAAGKTTQVRLSV